From a single Cytophagales bacterium WSM2-2 genomic region:
- the uvrA1 gene encoding UvrABC system protein A, with protein sequence MNNDSHLDDLDPREYIIIKRARVNNLKNLSVAIPRNKLVVITGLSGSGKSSLAFDTLFAEGQRMYVESLSSYARQFLGRMEKPEVDYIRGVSPAIAIEQKVNTRNPRSTVGTTTEIYDYLKLLFARVGKTISPVSGNEVKRNTVTDVVDFINKQKEGTRIMVACPLKIQKGRKAEDELNLLLSKGFARVLINGEVKFIEEMLAPPPADGTKSKKAKAKKIDGDIEILIDRAAVNAADEDLIFRLSDSVQTAFFEGLGDCLIYVEGSDKKSFSDRFELDGITFTEPSVNFFSFNNPFGACQTCEGFGRVLGIDEDLVIPDKSLSVFEGAVAPWRGEIMSNWAKSLLKNGIKFDFPIHRPYSELSQKQRELLWDGNEYFDGIHKFFKYLESKTHKIQYRVMLSRYRGRTTCPDCRGTKLRKDASFVKIADTSITDLVLMPIEDTLVFFEKLKLPQFEQKVSERILTEIKSRLGYMTKVGLGYLTLNRVTSTLSGGEFQRIKLATSLGSALVGSMYILDEPSIGLHPRDTARMVEVLKELRDLGNTVIVVEHEEEIMRAADQIIDIGPDAGQHGGELVFQGSQKDLNSKVKSHTTDYLTGKEKITVPSLRRKWKDSVTIVGARENNLKNLKVTFPLGALTVVTGVSGSGKSTLIKKILYPATGRANGSVAETPGKYDQLTGDIAKIDHVEFVDQNPIGKSSRSNPISYVKAYDVIRQLYSDQALSKQRGYKPSHFSFNVEGGRCETCEGEGSIKVEMQFMADIFLTCESCHGKRFKQEILEVKYNDKNIAEVLDLTVEQSLDFFKDKKTIYEKIIPLNDVGLGYVKLGQSSNSLSGGEAQRVKLASFLGKNSEVKGHILFIFDEPTTGLHFHDISKLLKAINALVDLGHSVIVIEHNLEVIKSADWIIDLGPEGGEKNGGNLLFAGTPEEMIKKSKSYTAEFLKDKIS encoded by the coding sequence ATGAACAACGACTCACACCTGGACGACCTCGACCCGAGAGAATACATCATCATCAAGCGCGCGCGGGTAAACAACCTCAAAAATCTGAGTGTTGCTATTCCGCGAAACAAGCTGGTGGTGATTACCGGTTTGTCAGGTTCCGGAAAATCTTCCCTGGCATTCGATACCCTTTTCGCAGAAGGGCAACGAATGTATGTGGAGAGTCTTAGTTCTTATGCTCGCCAGTTTCTTGGCAGAATGGAAAAACCGGAAGTTGATTACATCCGTGGTGTTTCACCGGCCATCGCTATTGAGCAAAAAGTCAACACCCGAAATCCCAGAAGTACTGTCGGAACCACCACTGAGATTTACGACTATCTGAAATTGCTTTTCGCCCGTGTCGGAAAAACAATTTCTCCAGTCAGTGGCAATGAAGTGAAACGTAACACAGTAACGGATGTCGTTGATTTCATTAATAAGCAGAAAGAAGGAACGCGTATCATGGTGGCTTGCCCTTTGAAAATTCAAAAAGGCAGAAAGGCAGAAGATGAATTGAATTTGTTGCTCAGCAAAGGATTTGCACGGGTATTAATCAACGGTGAAGTCAAGTTTATTGAAGAGATGCTTGCTCCTCCTCCAGCTGATGGAACAAAAAGTAAAAAGGCTAAGGCTAAGAAAATCGATGGTGATATAGAAATACTGATTGATCGGGCTGCAGTGAACGCTGCAGATGAGGACTTGATTTTTAGGCTCTCTGACTCTGTTCAAACTGCGTTCTTCGAAGGGCTTGGTGATTGCCTCATTTATGTCGAAGGGTCTGACAAAAAATCTTTTTCAGATCGTTTCGAACTGGACGGAATTACATTCACTGAACCATCAGTAAATTTCTTCAGTTTTAATAATCCCTTTGGCGCGTGCCAAACGTGTGAAGGATTTGGGAGAGTGTTAGGCATCGATGAGGATTTGGTTATTCCAGACAAGAGCTTGTCGGTGTTTGAAGGAGCTGTTGCACCATGGCGCGGAGAAATCATGAGCAATTGGGCGAAGTCTCTCCTGAAGAATGGAATTAAATTCGATTTCCCGATCCATCGTCCCTATTCTGAGCTCTCTCAAAAGCAGCGTGAACTTCTTTGGGATGGCAATGAATACTTTGATGGCATTCATAAGTTTTTCAAATACCTCGAATCGAAAACGCACAAGATTCAATATCGGGTAATGCTTTCACGCTATCGTGGCCGTACCACTTGCCCCGATTGTCGCGGAACAAAATTGCGCAAGGATGCTTCTTTCGTAAAGATTGCTGACACGTCTATTACAGACCTCGTCCTCATGCCCATTGAAGATACGCTCGTGTTTTTCGAGAAATTGAAGCTGCCGCAATTCGAACAAAAGGTTTCCGAACGCATTCTTACCGAAATAAAATCACGTTTGGGTTATATGACGAAAGTCGGGCTAGGTTACCTGACGTTGAATCGTGTTACATCTACTTTATCCGGTGGGGAATTTCAAAGGATCAAATTAGCAACATCATTGGGTAGTGCATTAGTTGGCTCCATGTATATCCTGGATGAGCCAAGCATTGGTCTTCACCCCAGAGATACCGCCCGCATGGTAGAAGTCTTAAAAGAACTGCGCGACCTCGGCAATACAGTAATTGTAGTGGAGCATGAAGAAGAAATTATGCGTGCTGCAGACCAGATTATCGATATAGGTCCTGACGCAGGGCAGCATGGCGGTGAGTTGGTGTTTCAGGGTTCGCAAAAAGATCTGAATAGCAAGGTGAAGTCGCACACGACTGATTACCTCACAGGCAAGGAGAAAATCACAGTGCCTTCGCTTCGCAGAAAATGGAAAGATTCAGTAACGATTGTTGGAGCAAGAGAAAATAATCTCAAAAATCTGAAAGTAACTTTTCCACTGGGTGCACTGACAGTAGTGACTGGTGTGAGCGGTTCCGGCAAATCAACATTGATTAAAAAAATATTGTATCCCGCTACTGGAAGAGCCAATGGTTCGGTTGCTGAAACTCCGGGGAAATACGATCAGCTCACAGGCGATATCGCCAAGATCGATCACGTAGAATTTGTTGATCAGAATCCTATAGGGAAATCATCACGCTCCAATCCGATCAGCTATGTTAAGGCCTACGATGTTATTCGACAATTGTATTCTGATCAGGCTCTGTCAAAGCAGCGTGGTTACAAGCCTTCACATTTTTCATTCAACGTAGAAGGAGGTCGTTGCGAGACATGTGAAGGAGAAGGCTCCATTAAAGTGGAAATGCAATTCATGGCCGACATTTTTCTTACCTGCGAGAGTTGTCATGGCAAACGATTTAAACAGGAAATCCTCGAGGTAAAATACAACGACAAGAACATTGCCGAGGTCCTCGATTTGACTGTAGAACAGAGTCTTGATTTTTTCAAGGATAAGAAAACGATTTATGAAAAAATCATTCCGCTAAATGACGTGGGGCTTGGTTATGTGAAACTCGGGCAGTCTTCCAATTCATTGAGTGGTGGAGAGGCACAGCGCGTGAAGCTCGCCTCTTTCCTCGGGAAAAATTCAGAAGTAAAAGGACACATTTTGTTCATTTTCGATGAACCCACTACCGGCCTTCACTTCCATGACATTTCTAAATTGCTGAAAGCCATCAACGCTTTGGTCGATCTCGGTCACTCTGTGATTGTCATTGAGCACAATCTTGAAGTGATCAAATCAGCCGATTGGATCATCGACTTGGGGCCCGAAGGCGGAGAGAAAAACGGAGGAAATTTGTTGTTTGCGGGGACTCCCGAGGAAATGATCAAGAAGAGCAAGAGCTACACAGCTGAGTTCTTGAAGGATAAGATTTCATAA